GTATATGTTCGCAACTATTATTGGAGGCGCTATTTTCGTAGGCTCACAAGCATGGGAGTGGGGCACCTTTATTAAAGGTGACCATGGTGCCTTAGAGACTAAAGGAGGAAGAATATTACAGTTTGTAAAGGCAGATAGTGGTGAAAGGGCATCCTTAGCCGATTTTGCAGTATCCTTACCAGGGGAAAGAGTTGTTCATGAAAGAAAGAATGGTCTTTGGTTTTTTAATGAACCCGCTTTAACAAGTGTTACTTTAAACGAGGTAATCGAAGGTGTGAAGGCAGATCCAAATATTTTAATTAGAACAGAGCTAATTAATGAAGAAGGTGAAAAAACAATTTTAGATAGACAAGCTACTTTAGCAAAATTAGCAGATGCTACGCAGGTGGTTGAAGGTGCCAACCTAATTCATAATGAGTACGGAAGTAGATTGTTTGCTGATTTCTTCTTCTTTATAACAGGATTCCACGGTTTCCACGTTTTTTCTGGTGTGATTATTAATATTATTATATTTTTTAATGTTATTCTCGGTACATATGAGCGAAGAGGACATTATGAAATGGTTGAAAAAATTGGATTGTACTGGCACTTTGTAGATTTGGTTTGGGTATTCGTATTCACTTTCTTCTACCTAGTTTAACTTTAATTAATAACAAACAGTATTTCAGTAAATTTTTTATAGATTAAACCAACATGGCACACGAACATAAATTAGAAATTTTCAGAGGACTTGTTAAGTTCAAATCTAATACACAGAAAATTTGGGGGGTATTAGCGTTTTTAACCTTAATTACTGCTGTTGAGGTGGTATTAGGGATTATTAAGCCAGAGTCTTTAACTGACACTTATGTGTTGGGCATGAAGTCAATAAACTGGATATTCATAATTCTTACTTTGGTAAAAGCATATTATATTGCTTGGGATTTTATGCATTTACGTGATGAGAAATCATCCTTAAGAAGAGCTATCGTTTGGACACCCGTATTTTTGGTGTTGTATTTAGTTTTTATACTTTTAGTGGAGGCTGATTATATTTATGAAATATATAAAGATGGCTTTGTAAGTTGGAACTTCTAAACTAGAATTAACAGAATTAAAAGACGGTTTTATAACCGTCTTTTTTATTTTTGTATTGTTCGTATTTAATTGCTTTTTAAAGCTAGTTAAATTTAAGGTGTCTAATAAAATGCCTTTTATAATTATGAAAAAAACCTTCGTTCTTGTTGTCTTATTTGTGCTGCCGATAGTTGTCTATTTATTTTTTGCATCTGGAGTTAACAATTTTGGAAAATTAGCAGAGCTGACTAAAAATGTTACTGAGTTAAATTTATCTTCGGATATTAAATTCAAAAATAAAATTACGGTGTTAGGCTTTTTGGGTTCAAATGTGGAAACGAGAAAAGGTAATGCTTTTAATCTAAATCAGAAAATCTATAAGCGCTTTAGTGAGTTTACGGATTTTCAATTTGTAATGGTCGTGCCTATTGGTACCGAAGAGGAAATTAAAGAAATTAAAAAGGAACTTTCTTCTTTGTCTGAGGTTGATAAGTGGTATTTTGTCTTTTTAACTCCGGCAGATATAAATGCGCTATTTACTAGTTTAAATACAGATATTCAATTAGACGAAAATCAGGGAACTTCATATGTTTTTATTATAGATAAGGATTTGAGCCTTCGAGGAAGAACTGATGATGAAGATGAAGGTACTAAATATGGTTTTAATTCAAATTCTGTTGCCGATTTGAATAATAAGATGATAGATGATGTTAAAATAGTTTTGGCTGAATATCGTTTGGCCTTAAAAAAGAATAATGCTGATAGATCCAAATAATGAATAAAAGGTATACGTACATCTGGGTTTCTTTAATAGTTTTAATTTTCGGTATACTGGTTATTCCGAGTATAGTTGACCGGGTATCTCGGGATACCATTGTAGATAAAGATCGTCATAATGTAGGTAATAAAACTGGTGAGTTAGGGTATATTTTGCTAGATGGAAAGAAGAGAAAAGTACCCTCTTTTGAATTTATTAATCAAGATAGTATTCTAATAAGCGATAAAGATTATTTAGGAAAAGTATATGTAGTAGATTTCTTTTTTACGAGATGTCCAAGTATCTGTCCGGTAATGACAACGAACCTTGTTGATATTCAAAAGAAATTTAAGAATAATAAGGATTTTGGTATTGCTTCCTTTAGTATTACTCCAGATTTTGATACTCCCCAAGTATTAAGAGAATATGTAAAAAAGTATAAAATTCAAGGTAGCAATTGGAATTTATTTACGGGAGATAAAGAAGGGGTATATGATTTGGCAAATGCAGGCTTTAATATTTTTGCAGCTGAAATGCCTGAAGTCCCTGGTGGTTTTGAACACTCTGGATTGTTTGCTTTAGTAGATAAAGAAGGGTATCTAAGATCTAGAAAAGATGAATTCGGAAATCCAATAGTTTATTACAGGGGAGCAATTTTAGAGAAAGACGGTGAGAATGATCATGGCGAAACGGAAGAGATAGGTATTTTAAAAGCCGATATTCAAAAATTATTGAAAGAATAAAAATTTACTTATGCAGAGGAACCCAACAGACGAACGTAAATTTAATAGATTAATACTGGTTGTTTCTATTGTAATTCCAATAGTTGTGGCTGTTCTTTTTGGAGTCAAATTACCAAATGTAGAACCCTTGTCGTTTTTACCCCCAATTTATGCTACGATTAATGGTGTTACAGCACTATTGTTATTAGTTGCAGTTTGGGCTATTAAACAAGGCAAAGAGAAACTTCATCAGCAATTAATGACTACCAATATTGTTCTGTCTTTGCTTTTTTTGATAATGTATATTGCGTATCATATGACTTCAGATTCTACTTCTTACGGAGGTGAGGGTGTAATACGTTATGTATATTATTTTATATTAATAACTCATATCATACTTTCAATCGCATTAATACCTTTAGTATTAAGAACGTATGCTATGGCATATTTAAAAAAATTCGAAGATCACAGAGCTTTAGCCAAATATACATTTCCTGTATGGTTATATGTTGCCGTTACCGGTGTTGTAGTCTATTTAATGATATCTCCTTATTATGTTTACTAAACGTGTATTTTTATTTGCAATAGTGTTACTACTGTTGGCTCCAATAAATGTTGATGCGCAATGTGCTATGTGTAGAGCAGTTTTAGAAAGTGAATCCTCTGGTAAAGCCGCTGAAGGTATTAATAATGGTATCGTTTATTTAATGGCTGTCCCATATATTTTAGTAGCAGGTTTATTCTATTTTATATACCGAAAAATGCGTGCTTAATTATTTTTTTTAATTTTTATAAGAATAGTGTAACATTCTTGGGTTTGGTTAGTCTTATAATTGTGTAATACTTGTATTGCATTCATCAATCAAACCAATCAATCAATCTTATGTTCGATCTAGAACGTTGGCAAGAAATTTTCGATACTATTCGCAAAAATAAATTGCGCACTTTTTTAACGGGTCTTTCCGTTGCTTCAGGTATTTTCATTTTAGTTATTTTATTGGGATTTGGGCAAGGCATGCAAAATGGTATTGCCAAGGAGTTTGAGCAAGATGCTGCTACAAGTGTTTGGGTATGGCCCGGCGTTACTACTATAGAATATAAGGGTATGAACCCAGGTAGACCAATTCAATTACGAAATGAAAACTATGATTTTGTAGCTACCTTATTTGAAGATCAAATAGAAAATAAATCTCCTAGATTATTTGTTAGAAATACATTTGTTAATTACGGTAATGAGTCGTTAGCATATAATGTACAGGGTGTGTCCTCGCAGTTTCAATTTATAGAGAATGAATTTATTACACTAGGTAGATTCCTAAATCAACAAGATGAAGATGCTAAGGCAAAAGTTGCTATCATCAGTAATAAAATAAATAGGGAAGTCTTTCAAGAGCTTGAGAGCCCCATTGGGGAGTTTTTAGATATATCTGGTATATCATTTAAAATTGTTGGGGTATATGGTGATATTGGCGGGGAACGAGAAGAAGATAGGATTTATATACCCGTTAGTACTGCACAGCAAGTTTTTAATGGTTCAGACCATCTTAGTAATTTATCTTATACATTACCACCAGTGGAAGACTTTGATATGGCAGTAGCCCAATCAATTAAGTTTAAGAACGATATTAAATCTTATTTACAAAAAGCACATACGATTTCTCCAGAAGACACTAGTGCCATACAGGTATACAACCCCATGGAAGAAGCTAAACGATTTTATTCGCTTATGGGTGGTATAAAATTTTTCTTTTGGTTTGTTGGTGTGTGTACCATTATCGCTGGGATAGTTGGTGTTAGTAATATTATGTTGATAGTTGTTAAAGAAAGAACCCGTGAAATAGGTATAAGAAAAGCATTAGGGGCTAAACCCTGGTCTATAGTAGGTATGATATTGCATGAGGCAATTTTCATAACTGCCATCGCTGGTTTTAGTGGCCTCATAGTAAGTATGGGGCTGTTAGAGTTAGTTGGTCCACATGTGGAGGTAGATTATGTACTAAATCCGTCAGTGAATTTTAATGTGGCATTGACGACAGTATTTGTGCTAATTTTCGCAGGAGCAGTTGCTGGGTTTTTCCCTGCCTGGAGAGCGGCAAAAATTCATGTCATTGAAGCACTAAGGGATGAGTAATCAAGAATTTAAAAGTGATACAATAATTGATGGCCATTACATTAATTAAGTAATTAACAAGAGGTAACCATGTTCAGCAAAGACCGTTGGAAAGAAATCATAGAAGTGTTATCTAGCAATGTGTTTAGAACGCTCGCTACGTCATTTGGTGTTGGCTGGGGAATTTTTATTTTAATAATCCTACTTGCTGCGGGTAAGGGAATGGAAAATGGCATTAGGGCAGATTTTGGTGATATTGCCACCAACACCATGTTTATGTGGTCAAGAAATACAACAATGCCTTATAAAGGTTTGCCAAAAGGAAGGCGTTTTAGTTTTAAGTTAGAAGATGTACAAGCAATTAACGACAATGTACCAAATCTAAGATTTATCTCTCCTAGGAATCAGTTAGGAGGTTTTAGGGGCAGTAATAACGTTGTTCGAGGTCTAAAAACAGGTGCCTTTAATGTATATGGGGACTACCCTCAAATTATTAGACAAGAACCCATGACTATTACTTCGGGTAGGTTTCTTAATCAGAATGATATTGAGGATAAAAGAAAAATTGCAGTAATAGGTGAGGGAGTGCGAAACGAACTTTACGATATGGGTGAAAAAGTATTAGGTACATATATAAAGATACAAGGCGTAAATTTTATGGTGGTTGGTACCTATCAAAAGAAAAGTGACGGTGGAGGTGAAGAAGGGCAAAAGGAAATATTTGTTCCGTTTACCGCTTTTTCACAAGCATTTAATATGGGCAATGATGTGGGTTGGATGGCAATTACCGCAAATGACGGCAGTTCAATATCTAACTTAAAAGAGAAAATTGTGGGAGTGGTAAAGGAAAATAGAAAAATACATCCAGATGATAAACGTGCTGTAGGTTATTTTGATTTGTATGAGCAATTTAATAGAGTGGAGAGCTTGTTTGGTGCCTTAAGATGGGTAGCTTATTTTGTGGGGGTGTTGGTGCTATTATCAGGTATAATAGGAGTAAGTAATATTATGCTCATTGTCATAAAAGAAAGAACTAAAGAAATAGGAATTAGACGAGCTTTAGGAGAAGCGCCTTGGTCTATAAAGAAACAAATTTTAATGGAATCTATATTTCTTACCATTATATCTGGTATGGTGGGTATTATTTTCGGGGCGGCTTTTATATATGGCGTTAATGCTGTGCTAGACTCCATAGGGCCGGTGGATATGTTTGTTAATCCAAGTGTAAGTTTAGGTGTGGTTGTTAGTGCTTTGGTCATTTTAATATTCTCAGGATTATTAGCTGGCTTCATACCTGCCCAAAGTGCTATTAAAATAAGACCAATTGAAGCGTTGAGAACAGAATAAAATTATCACTAAGAAAATATAATCAATCAAAAAAATGAAAAAGTCAACCACAATTGTTATCCTTCTAATTATAGTTTTAGCGTTCGGTGGATCTATGTATTATTTATATCAAAAAAATGCACAAGACCCTGTAGTGTATTTAACAGAAGAACCAACCAAACAGACCATTATTAAAAAAACTATGGCGACTGGTAGTATTTTACCTTTAGAAGAAGTTTTGATAAAACCGAATATATCTGGAGTAATAGAAGAAATTTTTGTCGAAGGTGGTGATTACGTTAAATCTGGGGATTTATTATGTACTTTAAAAGTAGTTCCTAATTTAAGTGCTTTAAACGATGCTAGAAATACTATTGACGAAGCTAAAATTAATTTAGATGACCAATTAAGAAATCTTGGACGTCAGAAAGGATTGTTTGATAAAGGGGTTATTTCGAAAGTGGATTTAGAACGTGCTCAATTTACCTATGACCAGTCAAAACAATCGTACGCAGCAGCTAATAAAAGGTACGATATTGTTAAGACAGGAACTACCTCTGGCTATGGTAATGCCGCAAATACCCAAATTAGGGCAACTGTTAGTGGTATGGTTTTAGAAGTTCCGGTAGAGGTGGGTAATCAAGTAATTGAAAGTAACAACTTCAATGAAGGAACAACAATTGCCGCTATAGCTGATGTCGATAAAATGATATTTGAAGGCAAAGTTGATGAGTCCGAAGTTGGTAAAATAAAAGAAAATCTGCCATTGGAGATTACGATTGGGGCAATTGAAAATAAAGTTTTTGATGCAGTTTTAGATTATATAGCGCCAAAAGGAAATGAAGAAAATGGGGCAATACAATTCGAAATTAAAGGAACGCTTAAGAAACAAGATACCGTATTTATAAGAGCAGGTTTAAGTGCCAATGCATCTATAATATTAGCGAGGGCAGACAGTGTTTTGGCAGTAAAGGAAGCATTAATACAGTTCGATGATAAAACTAAAAAACCTTTTGTAGAAATACAAAAAGGTGAACAACAGTTTGAAAGAAGAGATATAGAACTAGGTATAAGTGATGGCATTTTCGTTCAAGTAAATTCTGGAATTCAGGAAGGTGACAAAATAAAAGTTTGGAATGAGGTTAAGCCAGATGAATTGGCGGAAAATTAATTAATAAAAAATTTATAAATAGATGTAACAATTTAACCACTAGTTAGTCTAATCCATAGACAGTGCAAAAGATTGTTCTAAATAACAACCAACATGATTCAAATTAAAGATCTTCACAAGTCCTATAAAATGGGCAAAAATTCACTTCACGTACTTAAAGGAATAAATTTTAATGTGGAAGAAGGTGAATTGGTAGCTATCATGGGTTCTTCCGGTTCTGGGAAATCCACTTTATTGAATATTCTAGGTATGTTAGATGAATTAGATGAAGGAACTTACACTTTAGACGGAGTTGCTATTAAGAACTTAAATGAAACTAAGGCAGCACAATACCGTAATAAATTTTTAGGGTTCATTTTCCAGTCTTTTAATTTAATAAATTATAAAAGTGCGGCAGAAAATGTTGCGTTGCCCTTATACTATCAGAAAGTAGCAAGAAAAGAACGTCAAGAAAAAGCTTTAAAATATTTAACTCAAGTAGGGTTGAAAGAGTGGGCCAATCATTTGCCAAGTGAGCTTTCTGGGGGGCAAAAACAACGTGTAGCCATTGCAAGGGCTATGGCAGCAGAACCAAAGGTGCTTTTAGCAGATGAGCCAACGGGTGCTTTAGATAGTAAAACTTCTTACGAGGTTATGGATCTTATTCAAAAGATTAATGACCAAGGGAATACGATATTAATAGTTACCCATGAGCCGGATATTGCAGATATGTGCAAACGAATAGTGCATTTAAAAGATGGCATTATATTGGAGGACAAGAAAATTGAACAAGTAAGGGCTTCGCAATATGTTTAGTAGAGATAATTGGAGAGAAATATTTCAAACCATACAGAAAAATAAGCTTAGAACTTTTTTATCTGGGTTTACTGTGGCTTTGGGAATTTTAATTTTTGTCGTTTTATTTGGTTTTGGTAATGGCCTAATAAACACATTTCAATTATTTTTTGAAGATGATGCTCAAAATATTATCACTTTTTTTCCTGGGCAAACTACAAAGCCATATAAAGGCTATAAATCTGGTCGGCAAATAGAATTCGATAAATCTGATTTAGCTGATATTGAAAAAGATTTTCCTTTATTTTTAGAATATGTTACCCCAAGAATTAGTAGGTCTTACTTAACAAAGTATAAGAACGAATCTAATAATTATTCTACTAGAGGGGTTGCCCCTTCACATCAATTTGCTGAGAAAACCATTATAATGAAAGGTAGGTATCTAGACAAATTAGATATTCTTAAGAAAACCAAAACCGCTGTAATAGGTAGGTTGGTGGAAAGGGATTTATTTGGTCAGGAAGATGCAATTGGTAATTACATAGATGTTGGTGGTAGTGTATTTAAAGTTGTAGGAGTTTACCAAGATGATGGAGGTGATGATGAAGAGAGGAGAATTTATGTGCCTTATACAACCTTACAGTTAATAGAAAAAAATACGGATAAGGTAGACCAAATAATTGTGGCATTTAAACCAGAATTAGGGTATACCGGCGCAATCGCTTTAGAAAAAAGTCTTTCTACTTTTTTTAAAGAGAAAAAGTATATAAACCCTAACGACCAAAATGGTATATATATACGAAACGTTGCAGAGGGTTTAAAACAGACACAGCAATTGGCAAGGGTTCTACAATTGATCGTTTCTTTTGTAGCTTTTGGGACAATTATTGCGGGAATTATTGGGATAAGTAATATTATGGTTTTTGTGGTTAAAGAAAGAACCAAGGAATTAGGAATAAGAAAGGCGCTCGGGGCTACTCCCAAATCTGTAATTGGGACCATACTTCTAGAATCTATATTTATTACTACAATATCGGGTATTTTAGGAATGTTGATTGGGATTGCAATTTTAAGCTCCCTAGATAAAACTCTAGAAGATTTCTTTATTACTAACCCTTATATAGATATGCCAGTAGCAATTTTTGCAACTGTTGTACTAATTATTTTTGGCGGCGTTGCAGGATATATTCCGGCGAAGAGAGCCGCACGTATTAAACCTATTGTAGCACTAAGAGACGAATAATATGGGATTTTTATTTGATAGAAATACATGGCAAGAGATTTTTGGTTCCATCAGTAAGAATAGAACTAGAACAATCATTACCATTATAGGTGTTCTTTGGGGAATATTTATATATATAGCGCTATCTGGTGCTGCTAAAGGTTTGGATAATGGTTTTGATAAGGTTTTTAAAACTGTAGCAATAAATAGCATGTTCGTTTGGGCCCAAAGTACTAGCATGCCTTATGACGGATTTAAAACAGGTAGACCGCTTCAATTAAAATTAGAAGATGTTAAGACCATTCAAAATAGAATACCAGAAGTTCAATATATAGCACCAAGAATTACTCAAGGAGATTTTGGTTCTGAACCTGTTTATACCGTTCGTGGACAAAAATTTGGTAACTATATATTAAATGGAGATTATCCTATTTACACTAAAATATCTACCAAGAAAATTTATGATGGAGGGCGTTTTATTAACCAAGAAGA
The genomic region above belongs to Maribacter hydrothermalis and contains:
- a CDS encoding cytochrome c oxidase subunit 3, encoding MDSTVTTGTETSVWGGGNQPLGASYGKLMMWFFLVSDALTFSGFLAAYGFSRFKFIETWPIADEVFTHVPFFHGNYPMIYVAFMTFILIMSSVTMVLAVDAGHKMKRNAVIWYMFATIIGGAIFVGSQAWEWGTFIKGDHGALETKGGRILQFVKADSGERASLADFAVSLPGERVVHERKNGLWFFNEPALTSVTLNEVIEGVKADPNILIRTELINEEGEKTILDRQATLAKLADATQVVEGANLIHNEYGSRLFADFFFFITGFHGFHVFSGVIINIIIFFNVILGTYERRGHYEMVEKIGLYWHFVDLVWVFVFTFFYLV
- a CDS encoding cytochrome C oxidase subunit IV family protein, translating into MAHEHKLEIFRGLVKFKSNTQKIWGVLAFLTLITAVEVVLGIIKPESLTDTYVLGMKSINWIFIILTLVKAYYIAWDFMHLRDEKSSLRRAIVWTPVFLVLYLVFILLVEADYIYEIYKDGFVSWNF
- a CDS encoding SCO family protein, encoding MNKRYTYIWVSLIVLIFGILVIPSIVDRVSRDTIVDKDRHNVGNKTGELGYILLDGKKRKVPSFEFINQDSILISDKDYLGKVYVVDFFFTRCPSICPVMTTNLVDIQKKFKNNKDFGIASFSITPDFDTPQVLREYVKKYKIQGSNWNLFTGDKEGVYDLANAGFNIFAAEMPEVPGGFEHSGLFALVDKEGYLRSRKDEFGNPIVYYRGAILEKDGENDHGETEEIGILKADIQKLLKE
- a CDS encoding DUF420 domain-containing protein, coding for MQRNPTDERKFNRLILVVSIVIPIVVAVLFGVKLPNVEPLSFLPPIYATINGVTALLLLVAVWAIKQGKEKLHQQLMTTNIVLSLLFLIMYIAYHMTSDSTSYGGEGVIRYVYYFILITHIILSIALIPLVLRTYAMAYLKKFEDHRALAKYTFPVWLYVAVTGVVVYLMISPYYVY
- a CDS encoding ABC transporter permease; amino-acid sequence: MFDLERWQEIFDTIRKNKLRTFLTGLSVASGIFILVILLGFGQGMQNGIAKEFEQDAATSVWVWPGVTTIEYKGMNPGRPIQLRNENYDFVATLFEDQIENKSPRLFVRNTFVNYGNESLAYNVQGVSSQFQFIENEFITLGRFLNQQDEDAKAKVAIISNKINREVFQELESPIGEFLDISGISFKIVGVYGDIGGEREEDRIYIPVSTAQQVFNGSDHLSNLSYTLPPVEDFDMAVAQSIKFKNDIKSYLQKAHTISPEDTSAIQVYNPMEEAKRFYSLMGGIKFFFWFVGVCTIIAGIVGVSNIMLIVVKERTREIGIRKALGAKPWSIVGMILHEAIFITAIAGFSGLIVSMGLLELVGPHVEVDYVLNPSVNFNVALTTVFVLIFAGAVAGFFPAWRAAKIHVIEALRDE
- a CDS encoding ABC transporter permease, with the translated sequence MFSKDRWKEIIEVLSSNVFRTLATSFGVGWGIFILIILLAAGKGMENGIRADFGDIATNTMFMWSRNTTMPYKGLPKGRRFSFKLEDVQAINDNVPNLRFISPRNQLGGFRGSNNVVRGLKTGAFNVYGDYPQIIRQEPMTITSGRFLNQNDIEDKRKIAVIGEGVRNELYDMGEKVLGTYIKIQGVNFMVVGTYQKKSDGGGEEGQKEIFVPFTAFSQAFNMGNDVGWMAITANDGSSISNLKEKIVGVVKENRKIHPDDKRAVGYFDLYEQFNRVESLFGALRWVAYFVGVLVLLSGIIGVSNIMLIVIKERTKEIGIRRALGEAPWSIKKQILMESIFLTIISGMVGIIFGAAFIYGVNAVLDSIGPVDMFVNPSVSLGVVVSALVILIFSGLLAGFIPAQSAIKIRPIEALRTE
- a CDS encoding efflux RND transporter periplasmic adaptor subunit, translated to MKKSTTIVILLIIVLAFGGSMYYLYQKNAQDPVVYLTEEPTKQTIIKKTMATGSILPLEEVLIKPNISGVIEEIFVEGGDYVKSGDLLCTLKVVPNLSALNDARNTIDEAKINLDDQLRNLGRQKGLFDKGVISKVDLERAQFTYDQSKQSYAAANKRYDIVKTGTTSGYGNAANTQIRATVSGMVLEVPVEVGNQVIESNNFNEGTTIAAIADVDKMIFEGKVDESEVGKIKENLPLEITIGAIENKVFDAVLDYIAPKGNEENGAIQFEIKGTLKKQDTVFIRAGLSANASIILARADSVLAVKEALIQFDDKTKKPFVEIQKGEQQFERRDIELGISDGIFVQVNSGIQEGDKIKVWNEVKPDELAEN
- a CDS encoding ABC transporter ATP-binding protein, encoding MIQIKDLHKSYKMGKNSLHVLKGINFNVEEGELVAIMGSSGSGKSTLLNILGMLDELDEGTYTLDGVAIKNLNETKAAQYRNKFLGFIFQSFNLINYKSAAENVALPLYYQKVARKERQEKALKYLTQVGLKEWANHLPSELSGGQKQRVAIARAMAAEPKVLLADEPTGALDSKTSYEVMDLIQKINDQGNTILIVTHEPDIADMCKRIVHLKDGIILEDKKIEQVRASQYV
- a CDS encoding ABC transporter permease encodes the protein MFSRDNWREIFQTIQKNKLRTFLSGFTVALGILIFVVLFGFGNGLINTFQLFFEDDAQNIITFFPGQTTKPYKGYKSGRQIEFDKSDLADIEKDFPLFLEYVTPRISRSYLTKYKNESNNYSTRGVAPSHQFAEKTIIMKGRYLDKLDILKKTKTAVIGRLVERDLFGQEDAIGNYIDVGGSVFKVVGVYQDDGGDDEERRIYVPYTTLQLIEKNTDKVDQIIVAFKPELGYTGAIALEKSLSTFFKEKKYINPNDQNGIYIRNVAEGLKQTQQLARVLQLIVSFVAFGTIIAGIIGISNIMVFVVKERTKELGIRKALGATPKSVIGTILLESIFITTISGILGMLIGIAILSSLDKTLEDFFITNPYIDMPVAIFATVVLIIFGGVAGYIPAKRAARIKPIVALRDE